The DNA window GCAGCCGGATAACGCGGACCTGGTGCAGGCGATGTTGGGCAAAGTGCGGCAGTGGCGGTTCGTGCCGGCCGCGGTCTGCCACTTCTCCGCCGACCAACCGCCGGCCGATCCGCAGCGCTGCGATGGGGCGCAGTCGGTGGAGCCGGTCCCGGTGACGCTGCTGTACGCCTTCACCTTCGAGGTGGAACAGGGCCGCGTGCACGTGGAGCGCGGTGGTATGGGCGGGCAGTAGCGCGCTGTAGCTGTTGGCTTGGTGGGAGCCGATTTATCGACGATGTGGCTTCACCGAGGTGGCCCGATCGCCGATGCATCGGGTCTCATAGACATCGCTGTCGCTACAGCATCTCCGGCTTGAACAGCCTGCGCCGCGAGCGTTCGCTGCCTGACACCATGAACTGCCCATCGCCCCGGTAGTGCAGCGTGCGCGGCAGCTTGGGTGTGGGCGCAACATGCGCCTTGACCACCTCCCAGACGAACAGGTTGTAGCGGTCCACCAGCGCGTCGTCGTGCAGACGGCACTCGAAGCTGGCATGGCATTGCGCGATTAGCGGTGCGTCCACGCAACTGGCCCGCTTTGCGGTCAGGCCGAAGGCCGCGAACTTGTCGACCTCGCCCCCGCTGCAATTGCCGATCCGCACCACCGTGTCCAGCAGCGGCTCGGTCGGCAGGTTGATCACGCACTGTCGGCTGGCACGGATCAATCCGAAGCTGTGGTTCGCGCGGGAGATCACGCAGGCCAGCAGCGAGGGCGCGAATTCCATGACCATGTGCCAGCCCATCGTCATGATGTCGCGTTGACCGTCGTGCGCGCTGCTGACCAGCACCACCGGGCCGGGCTCAAGGAAACGGCGCACCTGATGTACGGGAAAATCCTGTTTGGCGATGGGCTGCATCGGGCGTCGGGCGCTGGCTTTAGAGGTGCACCAGTGTGCGTGGTGCGCCGTGACGGGTGTCTTGCCGCCGTATCGGCGCGGTAGGCTTGAACGCCACGCACGCGCATCGCGTCAACGGAGAGATCGGCATGTGGGAAACCCTGGGCACGCTGCGCGATCTGGGCCGGCTGCAGGAGATCGCCTCGGTGCTGGTGCGTTACGGCTTCGGCGACGTGGTGCGCAGGATCGGCCTGGCCAATGTGCTGGAGCGTGCCGGGCGCCTGGTACATGCCGAGCACGCCGGCGAGTTCCTGCATCTGCAACCGGCCCAGCGCCTGCGTCGCGCGCTGGAAGAACTGGGGCCAACCTTCATCAAGCTGGGCCAGGTGCTGGCCACGCGCGTGGACCTGCTGGCGGCAGACTGGATCGTCGAACTGGGCGCCCTGCAGAGCGCGGTGCCGGCGCTGGACTTTGAGCAGGTGCGTGCGCAGGTGCGCGAGGACCTGGGCGCCGAACCCGAGGCGGTCTTCGATCGCATCGACACCGCCGCGCTGGCGGGCGCATCGCTGGCGCAGACCCATCGTGCGTGGCTGGCCGATGGCACCCCGGTGATCCTCAAGATCCGCCGCCCCGGCATCGTCGAGGTGGTCGAGGCCGACCTGCGCCTGCTCGCGCGGCTGGCCGACATCGCCCAGGCGCGGCTGCCGGACCTGCGCCGCTTCCGGCCGGACGAGGTGGTCAAGCAGTTCACCGCCTCGCTGCGTGCGGAGCTGGATTTTGCCGCCGAGTGCCGCAATGCCGAGCAGATCGCGGCCAACTTCGCGCAGTTCCCGGGCATGGTGGTGCCGCGCGTGTACTGGACGTGGACCAGTGCCCGGCTCAACGTGCAGGACTTCGTCCAGGGACTGCCGGGCGGCGACATGGCCGCGCTGGATGCCGCGGGCCTAGACCGCAAGGCACTGGCGCGCACCGGCGCGCAGATCGTGATGAAGATGGTGCTGGAGGACGGGCTGTTCCATGCCGACCCGCATCCGGGCAACCTGTTCTACCTGCCCGACGGTCGCATCGCGCTGATCGATTTCGGCATGGTCGGGCGCGTGTCCCAGACGCGGCGCGCGCAGATCGCCCGGCTGCTGCACGGCCTGGTCACCCAGCAGCCCGAGGCGGTGGCCGACATCCTGCTCGACTGGGCCGGTGATGAGGGCCAGGGCGAGGCGGACGAGGCTGTGCTGCTGGCCGATATCACCACCTTCACCGACCAGTTTCACGGCGTGCCGCTCAAGGACCTGCGCATCGGCCGGATGCTGACGGAGATCTCCACCCTGCTGCGCGTGCATGCGCTGGTGCTGCCGCCGGATCTGGCGCTGATGATCAAGGCCTTGCTGACATTGGAAGGGCTGGGCCGGCAACTGGACCCGGACTTCGACATGGCCGGCCAGGCGCGGCCGTTCCTGGAGCGGGCGATGCTGGCGCGCTACGCGCCGCGGCACCTGGCCCGACGTGGAGGTCGGATGCTGGGCGAATCGCTGGACCTGCTGGGCGAGCTGCCGCGCGATGTGCGGCGGCTGGTGCGCGCGGCCGGACGCGGGCGCATGAAGCTGGAGATCACCAGCCTGCGCAGCGTCGGTGCGCAGCTGAACCACGCGGTGAATCGGCTGACGATGGGCATCGTTACCGCGGCGCTGATCGTTGGCTCGGCCATCGTGATGAACAGTGCCGGCGGCGTGCCCAGCGCGTGGCGCACCGGGCTGGGCCTGGCCGGCTTCATCGGCGCGGCCGTGTGCGGCGTGGGCATCCTGCTGTCGATCTGGCGCAGTGGACGCCGCTGACCCCGCCGGCGCGCCCTTGCGGGTCCGCCACTGTGTAGGGACTCGCCGATTCCCGTAGCCGAGCGTGCTCGGCCGGGGCACTATCGGCCGTGCCCACAGCCGAGCAAGCTCGGCGCTACAAGCGGATCCAGCGCATTACAGCACGTGCACCGCGTCGGCCAGCTGCTGCACCTCATCGGGCTGATGGCTGACGTAGAGCATCGGCAGCCCGGTCCGCTCGCGCACGCGGCGCAGATAGGGAATCAACTCGCCGCGTCGCGCCGGGTCCAGCGCGGAGAGCGGCTCATCCAGCAGCAGCATGGCCGGCTGGGAGAGCAGGGCGCGGCCGATGGCCACGCGCTGGGCTTCGCCCCCGGACAGGTTGCGTGGGCGCCGCGCCAACAGCGGCGCGATGCCCAGCAGGTCCACCACGGCGTCGAAGCCAAAACCATTGCCGCCCTTCGCGCCGTGGCGGCCGTAGCCCAGGTTGCCGCGCACGTCCAGGTGCGGGAACAGGCGCGCATCCTGGAACACGTAGCCGATGCGCCTCCGGTGTACGGGCAGGTTGATGCGGGTGACGCTGTCGAATAGCACGCGGCCATCCACCTCGATCCGACCGGCCTGCGGCCGCAGCAGCCCGGCAATGGCGTTGAGCACGCTGGTCTTGCCCACGCCGGAAGGCCCGGTGAGCGCCAGCACGCGGGCATCGCTGTCGATGCGCACCTGCCGCGCGAAGGCGCCGCGGCGCAGCTGCAGATCCACGTGCAGGTTCACAGCACCTCCTCGGCGTCCGTGCCGCGCTGGCGCCGGGCCAGCCATTCGCTGAGCATCAGCGCGGCCAGCGAGAGCGCTAGCGACACGCCGGCCAGGCGCCAGATGCCAGCCTCGGCCCCGGGCACCTGCAGCAGGTTGTAGATGGCCGAGGAGATCGTCTGGGTCTGCCCGGGGATGTTGGAGACGAAGGTGATGGTCGCGCCGAACTCGCCCAGCGCCTTGGCGAATGCCAGCACCACGCCGGCCAGGATGCCCGGCCACGCCAGCGGCAGGGTCACAGTGAAGAACACGCGCCACGGTCCCGCGCCCAGCGTGGCGGCGGCGTGTTCCAGGCGGCGGTCGACGTGTTCGATGGACAGGCGCACCGCGCGCACCATCAGCGGGAAGCCCATCACCGCGCAGGCCAGCGCCGCGCCGGTCCAGCGGAACGCGAAACGGAAGCCGAAGTGTTCCAGCAGCCAGGCGCCGACCACGCCCTGCGTCCCCATCACCACCAGCAGCGCATAGCCGGTGACCACCGGCGGAAGCACCAGGGGCAGGTGCACCAGCGCATCGAGCAGTGTGCGCCCCGGGAAGCGCCGGCGCGCCAGCAGCCAGGCCACGGCCACGGCCGGCGGCAGGCTGGCCACGGACGCCACCAGCGCGACTTTCAGGCTCAGGCCGATGGCGGTCAGTTCGTTCGGGGAAAATGCCAGCATCGCGCGAGGTTACTTGAGCAGCGAGAAGCCGTGTTTCTCGAAGATGGCCCGCGCGGGCGCGCTGCCCAGCCAGGTCACGAACGCCATGCGCCCCGGCGCAGTGCCGGCCTTGAGCGCGGCGACGGGATAGACGATGGCCGGGTGGCTGCCGGCCGGAAAGGTGGCCACCACGCGCACGCCGGGGTCGGCGGCCGCATCCGAGCCGTAGACGATGCCCAGCGGCGCCTCGCCGCGCGAGACCAGCAGCAGCGCCGAGCGCACGCTGTCCGACTCTGCCAGCCTGTCCTGTACGCCCTTCCACTGGCCCAGCGACTGCAGCGCGGCCTTGGCGTACTTGCCTGCCGGCACGCTGTCGGTCTTGCCGACGGCCAGGCGGCCATCGCCCAGGGCGGCGGACAGGCCGCCGGACTGGCCGAGGCTGACCTGCGCCTGGCTGGCCTTGGGCGCGACCAGGACCAGGTCGTTGCCCAGCAGGTTGCG is part of the Pseudoxanthomonas sp. JBR18 genome and encodes:
- a CDS encoding flavin reductase family protein, which gives rise to MQPIAKQDFPVHQVRRFLEPGPVVLVSSAHDGQRDIMTMGWHMVMEFAPSLLACVISRANHSFGLIRASRQCVINLPTEPLLDTVVRIGNCSGGEVDKFAAFGLTAKRASCVDAPLIAQCHASFECRLHDDALVDRYNLFVWEVVKAHVAPTPKLPRTLHYRGDGQFMVSGSERSRRRLFKPEML
- a CDS encoding AarF/UbiB family protein — protein: MWETLGTLRDLGRLQEIASVLVRYGFGDVVRRIGLANVLERAGRLVHAEHAGEFLHLQPAQRLRRALEELGPTFIKLGQVLATRVDLLAADWIVELGALQSAVPALDFEQVRAQVREDLGAEPEAVFDRIDTAALAGASLAQTHRAWLADGTPVILKIRRPGIVEVVEADLRLLARLADIAQARLPDLRRFRPDEVVKQFTASLRAELDFAAECRNAEQIAANFAQFPGMVVPRVYWTWTSARLNVQDFVQGLPGGDMAALDAAGLDRKALARTGAQIVMKMVLEDGLFHADPHPGNLFYLPDGRIALIDFGMVGRVSQTRRAQIARLLHGLVTQQPEAVADILLDWAGDEGQGEADEAVLLADITTFTDQFHGVPLKDLRIGRMLTEISTLLRVHALVLPPDLALMIKALLTLEGLGRQLDPDFDMAGQARPFLERAMLARYAPRHLARRGGRMLGESLDLLGELPRDVRRLVRAAGRGRMKLEITSLRSVGAQLNHAVNRLTMGIVTAALIVGSAIVMNSAGGVPSAWRTGLGLAGFIGAAVCGVGILLSIWRSGRR
- a CDS encoding ATP-binding cassette domain-containing protein; the protein is MHVDLQLRRGAFARQVRIDSDARVLALTGPSGVGKTSVLNAIAGLLRPQAGRIEVDGRVLFDSVTRINLPVHRRRIGYVFQDARLFPHLDVRGNLGYGRHGAKGGNGFGFDAVVDLLGIAPLLARRPRNLSGGEAQRVAIGRALLSQPAMLLLDEPLSALDPARRGELIPYLRRVRERTGLPMLYVSHQPDEVQQLADAVHVL
- the modB gene encoding molybdate ABC transporter permease subunit, with the protein product MLAFSPNELTAIGLSLKVALVASVASLPPAVAVAWLLARRRFPGRTLLDALVHLPLVLPPVVTGYALLVVMGTQGVVGAWLLEHFGFRFAFRWTGAALACAVMGFPLMVRAVRLSIEHVDRRLEHAAATLGAGPWRVFFTVTLPLAWPGILAGVVLAFAKALGEFGATITFVSNIPGQTQTISSAIYNLLQVPGAEAGIWRLAGVSLALSLAALMLSEWLARRQRGTDAEEVL
- the modA gene encoding molybdate ABC transporter substrate-binding protein — protein: MKRLPRLLPFMPAHLASRLLRAGLLLLAALTATQAVAAQPITVFAAASLRESMDEAAALYQRTTGTAVTVSYAASSTLARQIAQGAPADVFISADLAWMDDLQQRDLIDTASRRNLLGNDLVLVAPKASQAQVSLGQSGGLSAALGDGRLAVGKTDSVPAGKYAKAALQSLGQWKGVQDRLAESDSVRSALLLVSRGEAPLGIVYGSDAAADPGVRVVATFPAGSHPAIVYPVAALKAGTAPGRMAFVTWLGSAPARAIFEKHGFSLLK